A region from the Mustela erminea isolate mMusErm1 chromosome 10, mMusErm1.Pri, whole genome shotgun sequence genome encodes:
- the SYNC gene encoding syncoilin isoform X2 yields MASPEPRHGGDGAAQAARETRAEATSPLEEESLESPHEPRTLDPEVTLSLKGTLNLEDILYLGDTGDLDELDEILCVEETEQPEETLYIEETRQPGEALHVDEPVKPEEIPGVEEPAQPEKSASPEQTGDGGETVTCEEKPSPEEGLSTGLSASTESLSIEDLELLEQRFQQCVQAVAQLEEERDQLIHELVLLREPALQEVQRVHEDIQVAYKRHAQAELERDGLREEIRLVKQRLFKVTKECVAYQYQLECRRQDVAQFNELREALTARAAQLSEELAGLREAYQKQKEQLRQQLEAPPSQSDGHFLQESRRLSAQFENLMAESRQGLEEEYEPQLLRLLERKEAAAKALQKTQAEIQEMKEALRPLQAEARQLQLQNRNLEDQITLVRQKRDEEVQQYREQLEEMEERQRQLRSGLQLQQQKNKELEQLRISLAGELSTYKAMLPKSLGQANAPTSQAGGTETQSQGAV; encoded by the exons GGAGACAAGAGCAGAAGCCACTTCTCCTCTTGAAGAGGAGAGCTTGGAATCCCCCCatgagcccaggactctggacCCAGAAGTGACTCTGTCTTTGAAGGGGACCTTGAACTTAGAGGACATTCTCTACCTGGGGGACACAGGTGACCTTGATGAGCTAGACGAGATACTGTGTGTGGAAGAGACGGAGCAGCCTGAGGAGACCCTGTACATCGAGGAGACCAGGCAGCCAGGTGAGGCCCTGCACGTGGACGAGCCTGTGAAGCCAGAGGAGATCCCCGGTGTGGAAGAGCCCGCGCAGCCAGAAAAGAGCGCAAGCCCAGAGCAGACCGGTGATGGGGGAGAGACGGTCACGTGCGAGGAGAAACCCAGCCCTGAGGAGGGCCTCAGCACCGGGCTGAGTGCCAGCACCGAGAGCCTAAGCATAGAGGACCTGGAACTGCTGGAGCAGCGTTTCCAGCAGTGTGTGCAAGCCGTGGCCCAGCTGGAGGAGGAGCGGGACCAGCTCATCCACGAGCTGGTGTTGCTCCGGGAACCAGCCCTGCAGGAGGTGCAGCGGGTCCATGAGGACATCCAGGTGGCCTACAAGCGGCACGCCCAAGCCGAGCTGGAGAGGGACGGGCTGAGGGAGGAGATCCGGCTGGTCAAGCAGAGGCTCTTCAAGGTGACCAAGGAGTGTGTGGCCTACCAGTACCAGCTGGAGTGCCGCCGGCAGGACGTGGCCCAGTTCAACGAGCTGCGGGAGGCGCTGACCGCCCGGGCGGCCCAGCTCTCTGAGGAACTGGCTGGGCTCCGCGAGGCCTaccagaagcagaaggagcagtTACGGCAACAGCTCGAAGCACCGCCAAGCCAGAGCGACGGGCACTTTCTGCAGGAGAGCCGGCGGCTCTCCGCCCAGTTTGAGAACCTCATGGCTGAGAGCCGCCAGGGCCTGGAGGAGGAGTACGAGCCTCAGCTGCTGCGCctcctggagaggaaggaggcgGCAGCCAAAGCCCTCCAGAAGACCCAGGCGGAGATCCAGGAGATGAAGGAGGCCCTGAGACCCCTGCAGGCAGAGGCCCGGCAGCTGCAGCTGCAGAACAGGAACCTGGAGGACCAGATCACGCTCGTGAGGCAGAAGCGGGATGAGGAGGTGCAGCAGTACCGG GAACAGCTGGAGGAAATGGAAGAGCGACAGAGGCAGTTGAGGAGCGGCCTGCAACTCCAGCAGCAGAAGAACAAAGAGCTGGAGCAGCTGCGGATCAGCCTCGCCGGAGAGCTCTCTACCTATAA ggctaTGCTACCCAAGAGCCTGGGACAGGCTAACGCTCCCACTTCTCAGGCAGGTGGAACGGAGACTCAGTCCCAAG GGGCTGTTTAG
- the SYNC gene encoding syncoilin isoform X3, which yields MASPEPRHGGDGAAQAARETRAEATSPLEEESLESPHEPRTLDPEVTLSLKGTLNLEDILYLGDTGDLDELDEILCVEETEQPEETLYIEETRQPGEALHVDEPVKPEEIPGVEEPAQPEKSASPEQTGDGGETVTCEEKPSPEEGLSTGLSASTESLSIEDLELLEQRFQQCVQAVAQLEEERDQLIHELVLLREPALQEVQRVHEDIQVAYKRHAQAELERDGLREEIRLVKQRLFKVTKECVAYQYQLECRRQDVAQFNELREALTARAAQLSEELAGLREAYQKQKEQLRQQLEAPPSQSDGHFLQESRRLSAQFENLMAESRQGLEEEYEPQLLRLLERKEAAAKALQKTQAEIQEMKEALRPLQAEARQLQLQNRNLEDQITLVRQKRDEEVQQYREQLEEMEERQRQLRSGLQLQQQKNKELEQLRISLAGELSTYKGCLETYGRICNPETTAKNFLAKDK from the exons GGAGACAAGAGCAGAAGCCACTTCTCCTCTTGAAGAGGAGAGCTTGGAATCCCCCCatgagcccaggactctggacCCAGAAGTGACTCTGTCTTTGAAGGGGACCTTGAACTTAGAGGACATTCTCTACCTGGGGGACACAGGTGACCTTGATGAGCTAGACGAGATACTGTGTGTGGAAGAGACGGAGCAGCCTGAGGAGACCCTGTACATCGAGGAGACCAGGCAGCCAGGTGAGGCCCTGCACGTGGACGAGCCTGTGAAGCCAGAGGAGATCCCCGGTGTGGAAGAGCCCGCGCAGCCAGAAAAGAGCGCAAGCCCAGAGCAGACCGGTGATGGGGGAGAGACGGTCACGTGCGAGGAGAAACCCAGCCCTGAGGAGGGCCTCAGCACCGGGCTGAGTGCCAGCACCGAGAGCCTAAGCATAGAGGACCTGGAACTGCTGGAGCAGCGTTTCCAGCAGTGTGTGCAAGCCGTGGCCCAGCTGGAGGAGGAGCGGGACCAGCTCATCCACGAGCTGGTGTTGCTCCGGGAACCAGCCCTGCAGGAGGTGCAGCGGGTCCATGAGGACATCCAGGTGGCCTACAAGCGGCACGCCCAAGCCGAGCTGGAGAGGGACGGGCTGAGGGAGGAGATCCGGCTGGTCAAGCAGAGGCTCTTCAAGGTGACCAAGGAGTGTGTGGCCTACCAGTACCAGCTGGAGTGCCGCCGGCAGGACGTGGCCCAGTTCAACGAGCTGCGGGAGGCGCTGACCGCCCGGGCGGCCCAGCTCTCTGAGGAACTGGCTGGGCTCCGCGAGGCCTaccagaagcagaaggagcagtTACGGCAACAGCTCGAAGCACCGCCAAGCCAGAGCGACGGGCACTTTCTGCAGGAGAGCCGGCGGCTCTCCGCCCAGTTTGAGAACCTCATGGCTGAGAGCCGCCAGGGCCTGGAGGAGGAGTACGAGCCTCAGCTGCTGCGCctcctggagaggaaggaggcgGCAGCCAAAGCCCTCCAGAAGACCCAGGCGGAGATCCAGGAGATGAAGGAGGCCCTGAGACCCCTGCAGGCAGAGGCCCGGCAGCTGCAGCTGCAGAACAGGAACCTGGAGGACCAGATCACGCTCGTGAGGCAGAAGCGGGATGAGGAGGTGCAGCAGTACCGG GAACAGCTGGAGGAAATGGAAGAGCGACAGAGGCAGTTGAGGAGCGGCCTGCAACTCCAGCAGCAGAAGAACAAAGAGCTGGAGCAGCTGCGGATCAGCCTCGCCGGAGAGCTCTCTACCTATAA GGGCTGTTTAGAAACGTATGGCCGAATCTGTAACccagaaacaacagcaaaaaacttTTTAGCAAAGGATAAATAA
- the SYNC gene encoding syncoilin isoform X1 has product MASPEPRHGGDGAAQAARETRAEATSPLEEESLESPHEPRTLDPEVTLSLKGTLNLEDILYLGDTGDLDELDEILCVEETEQPEETLYIEETRQPGEALHVDEPVKPEEIPGVEEPAQPEKSASPEQTGDGGETVTCEEKPSPEEGLSTGLSASTESLSIEDLELLEQRFQQCVQAVAQLEEERDQLIHELVLLREPALQEVQRVHEDIQVAYKRHAQAELERDGLREEIRLVKQRLFKVTKECVAYQYQLECRRQDVAQFNELREALTARAAQLSEELAGLREAYQKQKEQLRQQLEAPPSQSDGHFLQESRRLSAQFENLMAESRQGLEEEYEPQLLRLLERKEAAAKALQKTQAEIQEMKEALRPLQAEARQLQLQNRNLEDQITLVRQKRDEEVQQYREQLEEMEERQRQLRSGLQLQQQKNKELEQLRISLAGELSTYKSVLAGAPLLTDAGRGDGGEGRCCSGEISLSREKQNNSLGQYSNCAHP; this is encoded by the exons GGAGACAAGAGCAGAAGCCACTTCTCCTCTTGAAGAGGAGAGCTTGGAATCCCCCCatgagcccaggactctggacCCAGAAGTGACTCTGTCTTTGAAGGGGACCTTGAACTTAGAGGACATTCTCTACCTGGGGGACACAGGTGACCTTGATGAGCTAGACGAGATACTGTGTGTGGAAGAGACGGAGCAGCCTGAGGAGACCCTGTACATCGAGGAGACCAGGCAGCCAGGTGAGGCCCTGCACGTGGACGAGCCTGTGAAGCCAGAGGAGATCCCCGGTGTGGAAGAGCCCGCGCAGCCAGAAAAGAGCGCAAGCCCAGAGCAGACCGGTGATGGGGGAGAGACGGTCACGTGCGAGGAGAAACCCAGCCCTGAGGAGGGCCTCAGCACCGGGCTGAGTGCCAGCACCGAGAGCCTAAGCATAGAGGACCTGGAACTGCTGGAGCAGCGTTTCCAGCAGTGTGTGCAAGCCGTGGCCCAGCTGGAGGAGGAGCGGGACCAGCTCATCCACGAGCTGGTGTTGCTCCGGGAACCAGCCCTGCAGGAGGTGCAGCGGGTCCATGAGGACATCCAGGTGGCCTACAAGCGGCACGCCCAAGCCGAGCTGGAGAGGGACGGGCTGAGGGAGGAGATCCGGCTGGTCAAGCAGAGGCTCTTCAAGGTGACCAAGGAGTGTGTGGCCTACCAGTACCAGCTGGAGTGCCGCCGGCAGGACGTGGCCCAGTTCAACGAGCTGCGGGAGGCGCTGACCGCCCGGGCGGCCCAGCTCTCTGAGGAACTGGCTGGGCTCCGCGAGGCCTaccagaagcagaaggagcagtTACGGCAACAGCTCGAAGCACCGCCAAGCCAGAGCGACGGGCACTTTCTGCAGGAGAGCCGGCGGCTCTCCGCCCAGTTTGAGAACCTCATGGCTGAGAGCCGCCAGGGCCTGGAGGAGGAGTACGAGCCTCAGCTGCTGCGCctcctggagaggaaggaggcgGCAGCCAAAGCCCTCCAGAAGACCCAGGCGGAGATCCAGGAGATGAAGGAGGCCCTGAGACCCCTGCAGGCAGAGGCCCGGCAGCTGCAGCTGCAGAACAGGAACCTGGAGGACCAGATCACGCTCGTGAGGCAGAAGCGGGATGAGGAGGTGCAGCAGTACCGG GAACAGCTGGAGGAAATGGAAGAGCGACAGAGGCAGTTGAGGAGCGGCCTGCAACTCCAGCAGCAGAAGAACAAAGAGCTGGAGCAGCTGCGGATCAGCCTCGCCGGAGAGCTCTCTACCTATAAGTCAGTTCTCGCCGGCGCCCCGCTTTTAACCGACGCTGGCAGAGgggatggtggggagggcaggtgtTGCTCAGGGGAAatttcactgagcagggaaaagCAGAACAACAGCTTGGGACAATATTCGAATTGTGCTCACCCATGA
- the RBBP4 gene encoding histone-binding protein RBBP4 isoform X1, with translation MADKEAAFDDAVEERVINEEYKIWKKNTPFLYDLVMTHALEWPSLTAQWLPDVTRPEGKDFSIHRLVLGTHTSDEQNHLVIASVQLPNDDAQFDASHYDSEKGEFGGFGSVSGKIEIEIKINHEGEVNRARYMPQNPCIIATKTPSSDVLVFDYTKHPSKPDPSGECNPDLRLRGHQKEGYGLSWNPNLSGHLLSASDDHTICLWDISAVPKEGKVVDAKTIFTGHTAVVEDVSWHLLHESLFGSVADDQKLMIWDTRSNNTSKPSHSVDAHTAEVNCLSFNPYSEFILATGSADKTVALWDLRNLKLKLHSFESHKDEIFQVQWSPHNETILASSGTDRRLNVWDLSKIGEEQSPEDAEDGPPELLFIHGGHTAKISDFSWNPNEPWVICSVSEDNIMQVWQMAENIYNDEDPEGSVDPEGQGS, from the exons ATGGCCGACAAGGAAG cAGCCTTTGATGACGCAGTGGAAGAACGTGTGATCAACGAAGAgtacaaaatatggaaaaagaacacCCCTTTTCTTTACGATTTGGTGATGACCCATGCCCTGGAGTGGCCTAGCCTAACTGCGCAGTGGCTTCCAGATGTAACCAG ACCAGAAGGGAAAGACTTCAGCATTCATCGACTTGTCCTGGGAACACACACGTCCGATGAACAAAACCATCTTGTGATAGCCAGTGTGCAGCTCCCTAACGATGATGCTCAGTTTGATGCTTCACACTACGACAGTGAGAAAGGAG AATTTGGAGGTTTTGGCTCAGTTAGtggaaaaattgaaatagaaatcaagatCAACCATGAAGGAGAAGTAAACCGGGCACGTTATATGCCCCAGAACCCTTGCATCATTGCGACAAAGACTCCATCCAGTGATGTTCTTGTTTTTGACTATACAAAACATCCTTCCAAACCAG ACCCTTCTGGAGAGTGCAACCCAGACTTGCGTCTCCGTGGACATCAGAAGGAGGGCTATGGACTTTCTTGGAACCCAAATCTCAGTGGGCACTTACTTAGTGCTTCAGACGACCAC acCATCTGCCTCTGGGACATCAGTGCTGTTCCAAAGGAGGGAAAAGTTGTGGATGCGAAGACCATCTTTACAGGGCATACAGCAGTAGTAGAAGACGTTTCCTGGCATCTGCTCCATGAGTCTCTGTTTGGGTCAGTTGCTGATGATCAGAAACTTATGAT cTGGGATACTCGTTCAAACAATACTTCCAAACCAAGCCACTCAGTTGATGCTCACACTGCTGAAGTGAACTGCCTATCTTTCAATCCTTACAGTGAGTTCATTCTGGCCACAGGATCAGCCGACAAG ACTGTTGCCTTGTGGGATCTGAGAAATCTGAAACTTAAGTTGCATTCCTTTGAATCACATAAGGATGAAATATTCCAG GTTCAGTGGTCGCCTCACAATGAGACCATTTTGGCTTCCAGTGGTACTGATCGCAGACTGAATGTTTGGGATTTAAG TAAAATTGGAGAGGAACAATCCCCGGAAGATGCAGAAGATGGACCACCAGAATTGTTG tTTATTCATGGTGGTCACACTGCCAAGATATCTGATTTCTCCTGGAATCCCAATGAACCTTGGGTGATTTGTTCTGTATCAGAAGACAATATCATGCAAGTGTGGCAAATG GCAGAGAACATTTACAATGATGAAGATCCTGAAGGAAGCGTGGATCCAGAAGGACAAGGGTCCTAG
- the RBBP4 gene encoding histone-binding protein RBBP4 isoform X2, with protein sequence MADKEAFDDAVEERVINEEYKIWKKNTPFLYDLVMTHALEWPSLTAQWLPDVTRPEGKDFSIHRLVLGTHTSDEQNHLVIASVQLPNDDAQFDASHYDSEKGEFGGFGSVSGKIEIEIKINHEGEVNRARYMPQNPCIIATKTPSSDVLVFDYTKHPSKPDPSGECNPDLRLRGHQKEGYGLSWNPNLSGHLLSASDDHTICLWDISAVPKEGKVVDAKTIFTGHTAVVEDVSWHLLHESLFGSVADDQKLMIWDTRSNNTSKPSHSVDAHTAEVNCLSFNPYSEFILATGSADKTVALWDLRNLKLKLHSFESHKDEIFQVQWSPHNETILASSGTDRRLNVWDLSKIGEEQSPEDAEDGPPELLFIHGGHTAKISDFSWNPNEPWVICSVSEDNIMQVWQMAENIYNDEDPEGSVDPEGQGS encoded by the exons ATGGCCGACAAGGAAG CCTTTGATGACGCAGTGGAAGAACGTGTGATCAACGAAGAgtacaaaatatggaaaaagaacacCCCTTTTCTTTACGATTTGGTGATGACCCATGCCCTGGAGTGGCCTAGCCTAACTGCGCAGTGGCTTCCAGATGTAACCAG ACCAGAAGGGAAAGACTTCAGCATTCATCGACTTGTCCTGGGAACACACACGTCCGATGAACAAAACCATCTTGTGATAGCCAGTGTGCAGCTCCCTAACGATGATGCTCAGTTTGATGCTTCACACTACGACAGTGAGAAAGGAG AATTTGGAGGTTTTGGCTCAGTTAGtggaaaaattgaaatagaaatcaagatCAACCATGAAGGAGAAGTAAACCGGGCACGTTATATGCCCCAGAACCCTTGCATCATTGCGACAAAGACTCCATCCAGTGATGTTCTTGTTTTTGACTATACAAAACATCCTTCCAAACCAG ACCCTTCTGGAGAGTGCAACCCAGACTTGCGTCTCCGTGGACATCAGAAGGAGGGCTATGGACTTTCTTGGAACCCAAATCTCAGTGGGCACTTACTTAGTGCTTCAGACGACCAC acCATCTGCCTCTGGGACATCAGTGCTGTTCCAAAGGAGGGAAAAGTTGTGGATGCGAAGACCATCTTTACAGGGCATACAGCAGTAGTAGAAGACGTTTCCTGGCATCTGCTCCATGAGTCTCTGTTTGGGTCAGTTGCTGATGATCAGAAACTTATGAT cTGGGATACTCGTTCAAACAATACTTCCAAACCAAGCCACTCAGTTGATGCTCACACTGCTGAAGTGAACTGCCTATCTTTCAATCCTTACAGTGAGTTCATTCTGGCCACAGGATCAGCCGACAAG ACTGTTGCCTTGTGGGATCTGAGAAATCTGAAACTTAAGTTGCATTCCTTTGAATCACATAAGGATGAAATATTCCAG GTTCAGTGGTCGCCTCACAATGAGACCATTTTGGCTTCCAGTGGTACTGATCGCAGACTGAATGTTTGGGATTTAAG TAAAATTGGAGAGGAACAATCCCCGGAAGATGCAGAAGATGGACCACCAGAATTGTTG tTTATTCATGGTGGTCACACTGCCAAGATATCTGATTTCTCCTGGAATCCCAATGAACCTTGGGTGATTTGTTCTGTATCAGAAGACAATATCATGCAAGTGTGGCAAATG GCAGAGAACATTTACAATGATGAAGATCCTGAAGGAAGCGTGGATCCAGAAGGACAAGGGTCCTAG